A single Capricornis sumatraensis isolate serow.1 chromosome 20, serow.2, whole genome shotgun sequence DNA region contains:
- the LOC138095782 gene encoding developmental pluripotency-associated protein 3-like: MDSSEDNPTWTLDSLKTSISDGSQAMQVSTQLSEMLATNLSNLTLNPSIKLPYLPEYPSQPTGQLPSEKTPNRRRGVRTLLSERRYRMQKLIESLRLRYAKGVPRSDSQRELQQQEDTGIRSRVRRFQCTCSYCQFKRNPSDDTYENYYNTTYSNYAME, from the coding sequence ATGGATTCATCAGAAGATAACCCAACCTGGACCCTAGACTCTCTGAAAACATCCATCAGTGATGGTTCCCAGGCAATGCAGGTTTCCACTCAACTCTCTGAAATGTTAGCAACAAACCTCAGTAACTTGACTCTCAACCCAAGTATCAAGTTGCCGTATCTACCAGAATACCCATCTCAACCGACTGGGCAGTTACCTAGTGAGAAAACACCCAATAGGCGGAGAGGAGTAAGAACGCTGTTGAGTGAGCGGAGATACAGGATGCAAAAGTTGATTGAATCTCTCAGACTTCGCTATGCCAAAGGAGTTCCTCGTTCTGACTCTCAAAGAGAACTACAGCAGCAGGAGGACACTGGGATTCGATCAAGAGTGCGAAGATTCCAGTGTACCTGTAGTTATTGCCAGTTTAAGAGAAATCCTTCTGATGATACTTATGAGAATTATTACAACACAACATACAGTAATTATGCCATGGAATAG